GCTTAAAACGGTCAGTGCGCCGGAATGCTTCATTGGCCACCTCCGGAACGCAGGCTGGTCAGCCCGACCCACGTGGTCACGCAGGCCAGCAGGGTCACAATCGCGGACAGCACCAGGCCCGACGGCATCACGGCCCACGCATCCTTCGCATGTTCGAAGGCGTTGACCAACCCCAGCGCCCAGGTCACCAGCAACAGCAGCAAGTACAGCGTGGGGCGCCCGGCCTTGCGGTCGGCGCGCACCAGGTTGACCAATGCAAACAACCCCGCCAGCCCACAGAACACCAGGGCGCCGGCGATCAGCCAGGCGGCGAAGTTGCTCCATTGAATCTGGTAGGTCTGGGTGTAGGCAATGTCACTCAGCAAGGCGCCGAGAAACAGTGGGACGGTACCGGCAAGCAAGGTCGCGTGAAGCGGGCCAGGCGTGCAGCGGTAGGTGAGGGCGGTGGTGACGGTCACGGGCGGCTCCTTATCGTTGAGCGGCCCTGATGAGGCTCATCAGGGCCGCGCTGACTGCGCTTAAGGAAGGAGCGTGATGCTTGCGCGTTAGTTCACCGGGTATTCGTTTCTAAATATGTTGCGTCAATTGATGCGTGGATGCTGCTGCACCAGGTTCTCGCGCTTGGCTTCCAGCTCGGCGATTTGCGCGTCGATGTCTTCGATCTTCTGTTCGATATTGTCTTCATGCTCCTGCAGCAGCTCTTTGGCTTCCTCCAGATCCGAAGCCGCCGGTGCCGCGCCGCGCAGGGGTTTGTTGGCGGTTTCTTTCATGGTCAGCGCAGTGAAAAGGCCCAGCACGGCGAACACCATCAGGTAGTAGGCCGGCATGTACAGGTTGTTGGTGGTTTCTACCAGCCAGGCCATGGCGGTCGGCGTCAGGCCCGCGACCAGGATCGAAATATTGAAGGCACTGGCCAACGCGCTGTAGCGAATGTGCGTAGGGAACATCGCCGGCAGGGTGGACGCCATCACGCCGATAAAGAAGTTGAGCACCACTGCAATGATCAGCAGCCCCGAGAAAATCAGCCCGAGTTTGCCGCTGTTGATCAGCATGAACGCCGGAATGGCGAGGAAGAACAGGGCGATGCTGCCGATGAGGATGAAGGGTTTACGCCCGACTTTGTCGCTGACAAAGCCAATCAGCGGCTGCACGAACAACATGCCGACCATGATCGCGATGATGATCAGCACGCCGTGGTTTTCGCTGTAGTGCAGGTTGTGCGACAGGTAGCTCGGCATGTAGGTGAGCAGCATGTAGTACGTGACGTTGGTCACCACCACCACGCCGACGCACGTCATCAGGCTGCGCCAGTGTTTGGTGGCGACTTCCTTGAACGACACTTTCGGGCCGCCCGCCAAGCCTTCGCGATCGCCTTGTTCGAGCTGTTCCACGTGCTGTTGGAAGGCCGGTGTCTCTTCCAGGGCGTGGCGCAAGTACAGCCCGATCATGCCCAACGGCAGGGCGAGGAAGAACGGCAGGCGCCAGCCCCAGGACTGGAACGCGTCTTCGCCGATCACCGCAGAAATCAGCACCACCACACCCGCGCCGAGGACGAAGCCGGCGATGGAGCCGAAGTCCAGCCAACTGCCGAGGAAGCCGCGCTTGCGGTCCGGGGCGTATTCGGCGACGAAGATCGAGGCGCCGGTGTATTCGCCGCCCACCGAGAAGCCCTGGGCCATCTTGGCCAGCAGCAACAGGATCGGTGCCCAGATGCCGATCGAGTCGTAGGAGGGGATCAGCCCGATGGCAAAGGTGCTCAGGGACATGATCACGATCGTCGCCGCCAGGACCTTCTGCCTACCGTATTTGTCGCCCAACCTGCCGAAGAACAAGCCGCCCAGCGGGCGGATCAGGAACGGCACCGAGAAGGTCGCCAGGGCAGCGATCATTTGTACGCTGGGGGACGCCTCGGGGAAAAACACCTTGCCGAGCACATAGGCGACGAAGCCATACACCCCGAAGTCGAACCACTCCATGGCGTTGCCCAGCGCAGCGGCGGTGATCGCCTTGCGCATCTTGGCGTCGTCGACAATGGTGATGTCATCCAATCCAATCGGATTGACGGTTTTCTTGCGTGATTTCATGGGAGTTACTCAGCCGCAGGTCCATTTCGATGCCACTGTTTTGGTGGCATGCGCTTATTGGGTCAGATACATGCGGACACTGAATAATTCACCAATGGCTGGTTTTTTTTGTTAACGGCGCTGGAGCGGTCAGATGATTCGATCGCCGCCCAAGGAATCCCGCTGCATCGACTGCAGGTTTTTCTCGATGGTTTCGCAGAGGGCTTCCATCTGGATCTGGTGCTCGCTGTCACGAAACGGGCTTTGCAAATCGGTGCCGATGCGCTCGATGGCCAGCAGCATAAAGCCCACCACCGTGGACGCCAGCGGGGTGAACCAGCCCAGGGATTCCACCAGGCCCACCGGCACGATCAGGCAGAACAGCGAAATGAACAGCCGTGGGAAATACACGTACGGGTAGGGCAGCGGCGTGTTGGCGATGCGCTCCATGCCGCCCTGGCTGTTGGACAAGTCCACCAGGGTCGATTCCAGCCGCGCCAGGCGAATACTGTCCAGGCGCCCGGCCTTGTATTCCTGGGCCAGCAGCGCCGCGGAACCATTGAGGATGTCGTTGGAAAAGTTATTGGTGGTGGTACTGCGGGTGAACTCTTCCGCCGGCAGAAACGCGCGAATCTCATCCGGGCACGGCTGGCCCCGCAGGTGGGCTGCCAGGCAGTTCACATACGCCACGTGACGGCGCAGCAGGGTCGCCTTCATCGGGTTGACCTCGTGGTGCGGGTCATCCAGCAGCGTCAGCACTTGCCGGGCAAAGCTGCGGGAATTGTTGACCATCGCCCCCCACAACGTGCGCGCTTCCCACCAGCGGTTGTAGGCGCTGCTGTTGCGGAAACTGATCAGCACCACCAGCGCCGAACCGAGCAGTGTGAGCGGCATCAGCGGCAGGTTGATCTTGCTGTTGAGGAACAGCATGAAGTCCACGGTGACGGCGATATCCCACAGCAGCAGCCAGAACAGCGCCCAGCCCACATAGCCCATGGTCTTGATGATCAAGCGGTATTTTTTGACGATGGCAGCTTTCAAACGGAAACCTCGCGGCGAGCGGTGAGCATCAATGCCCTAGCTCGGACGCTGTTTACCGGGTAAAGGTTCGCCGGGGTGCTGCGCCGTCAGGCCTGAAGGGTCAGGACGAAACGGTTTTCGCCTTGGGGCGTGTGGCCTGGTACTGGCTGTTCAGGCACGAACCCGCAACGGCTCAGGACTTTTTGTGAGCCCACATTCTCCGGGTACACGTACGCCACCAATTGCTTGAGTGCCCAGCGCACCTTTGCCTCGTGGATAAGATGGTTCAGCGCCAGGGTTGCCAGCCCTTGCCCGCACGAGCGCTCGCCCACGCGGTAACCGACTTCGGCAGAGCCCTTCGGTGAATCGATGCTTTTCAGATTGGCGCGACCGACGATTTCGCCACTGGCGTCTTCGATCACGAACGGGTGCCAGGCGCCGGTGGCAAGGCCGGATAAATAACCGTCAATATGCTCGGCGACGCCCTGCGTTGAGTAGAACGAAGGGTCGCGCGCTTCGATATGCGACTCGAACCACTCACGGTTGAGGGCTTCGAAGGCCAGCAATGCTTCAGTGTCCGTACTTCTCAGCTCGCGAACGCGAAATGACGTCATTGATCACCTCTTCCTGGCAATTGTGCGGTGAGCAAGCATACCCCATCAGTTATCCTGAACCGATCAGCCCAATCGCGGCAAAAAGGAACGGCAGTTGAACGAACACACATTGTCCATGCGCCTGGAGCGCGTGGCGGCCCATGTACCTGCCGGGGCGCGCCTGGCGGATATCGGCTCCGATCACGGTTACCTGCCGGTGGCGTTGATGCGTCGCGGCGCCATCGTGGCGGCGGTGGCCGGCGAGGTGGCCTTGACGCCGTTTCGCGCAGCCGAGCGTACGGTGCGCGAGAACGCGCTGGAGCACCACATAACGGTGCGCCTGGCCAGTGGTTTGGCGGCGATCGAGCCGGCAGACGGGATCACCGCGATCAGCATCTGCGGCATGGGCGGCGAGACGATTCGCGACATCCTCGACAGCGACAAGGCACGCCTCAACGGCCAGGAGCGTCTGGTGCTGCAACCCAACGGCGGCGAGCAGCCGTTGCGTCAATGGCTGATGGACAACGGCTATCGCATCGTGTGCGAAGAGCTGCTGCGGGAAAACCGCTTCTTCTACGAAATCATCGTCGCCGAGCGCGCTGAGACTGTTATCTACACCGAAGAGGAGCTGTACTTCGGCCCGCTGCAAATGCAGGCGCGCAGCCCCGAGTTCCTGCTCAAGTGGCAGCGCATCCTGCGCCACAAACAACAGACCCTGAACGATTTCGCCCAGGCGCGGCAGGCGGTGCCCGACCACAAGGTGCAAGAGGTCGCCCAACAGGCCCGGTGGATTACCCAACTGCTGGCGTGAGGGTCAGCCCGCGATGGTATTCAGCTCTGCCAGCACTTGATCCGAAAGATCCAGTTCGCCCACCGCTATATTTTCACGCAAATGGGTGACCGACGAAGTACCAGGAATCAGCAAGATATTGGGTGAACGGCGCAGCAGCCATGCCAGCGCCAACTGCATCGGTGTGACGCCAAGGCGCTGTGCAACGCTCGACAACACCGAGGACTGCACCGGGGTAAATCCGCCCAGCGGGAAGTACGGCACATAGGCAATGCCGTCCTGGGCCAGCGCGTCGATCATCGCGTTATCGTGTTGATGGGCGATGTTGTACAGGTTCTGCACACACACGAAACGCACGATTTTTCGCGCCTCGGCCACCTGCGTCGGCGTGACGTTGCTGATGCCGATATGGCGCACCAGTCCCTGTTGTTGCAACTCGGCGATGGCACTCAGGGGCTCTTCGATCGAGCCTTCGGCAGTGCCCATCACGCCATGCATGGCCCGCACGTTGACCACGTCCAGCACGTCCAGGCCCAGGTTGCGCAGGTTGTCATGCACGGCCTGCGTCAGCTCGGCCTTTGACGAAGCGTTGAGCCAGGAACCGTCGGCGCCTCGAAGGGCGCCCACCTTGGTGACAATCGTGAGATCGTCTTTATACGGATGCAGCGCCTCACGAATAATCTGATTGGTGATATGCGGCCCGTAGAAATCGCTGGTGTCGATATGGTTCACGCCTGCTGCGACGGCCTCGCGCAATACAGCCAGCGCCGCTTCACGGTCCTTTGGTGGGCCAAATACCCCAGGGCCGGCCAGTTGCATGGCGCCGTAACCGATGCGGTTGACGGCGCGATCGCCGAGAGTGAAGGTGCTGTGGTTCATGGCTGTGGCTCTTGCTTGAAGGGAGGAAGCCTATAATATGAAGGATCCTTCAGGTTTTGAATTCGCATTCCATGAGCACTCCAAAAGCGTCACTAAAGCCAAGAAAATCAGCGGTTCAGGCCCGGTCGGCGGCGACTGTCGAGGCGCTGCACACGGCGACCCTTCAGGTTTTGACGGCGCAGGGGTTGGTCCGGTGCACCACCACCCGCGTGGCCGAACGTGCGGGCATGTCGGTGGGCAGTCTCTACCAGTACTATCCGAATCGCGATGCACTGCTTGCGGCGGTCCTGGAAAAGCACCTGGTGCACGTGGCCGAGACCGTCGAGCAGGCTTGCGATCAATACCAGGGCGCCACGGTCGCTGAAATGGCATCCGGGTTTGTCACGGCTTTTCTCGCCGTGAAGCTGATGGATCCGACGGCGTCCAAGGCCCTCTACGCCATTGCGGGCGAGCGGGGCGGTGCGGAGCTGGTCGCGCGTATCAACAAGCGGATGGTAGCCGCGATTGCGGCGATGTTGGCGACGGCAGCGGATGCTCGTTTTGAAGACCCCTTGTTGACCGCCGCCATTTCGATCAGCGCGGTGGTGGGCCCGGTGCGGTCACTGCTTGAAGGCAATGCAACGCCAGCCTATGAAGCCGGCCTGGAACAACAGGTGATTCGGCTACTGCGGGCTTATCTTCAAACCTATCAGTCACGGCCAATTGACCGCTAAAGGGCGTCAAGCTAGCATGTGGCCATTATTTTGATATCATTTCTGATTCAGGGATTGAACATGCTGTCCAGAGCCCTCACGGCAGGCCTTCTACTGGCTTTGGCCGGGTGTACAAACGTCAAGGTTGACCCTGTCGCGCCGCAATACAAAATCTCCCAGCTATGCATCGAAGAGAACCCCAAAGTGGTGGTGGGGGATTTTGTCGATGGCCTGCAAACGCTGTTGCGCAAGCACCACATTGAAAGCCGGTTGTATGCCGCGCCGGTTCCGGGCAACTGTGAATACCGGCTGACCTACACCGCCATTCGTTCCTGGGACTTCTCTGCCTACCTGTCCGACGCCAGCATTGCGCTCTACAAAGGCGAGCAGTCCATTGGCGTTGCGCACTACAACCTGGCGGGCGAGGGGGGCTTCGACTTGTCGAAATACAAGACGGTCGAGGAAAAAATGGCACCGGTGATCGACCAGCTATTGGGGCAGGCCAAGTGAACAGATTCATCAAAAGTACCGCGGTCCTGTTGCTCATGCTGCTGACCGGGTGTGGTCATACCAGCACCAGCCAACCTTACTTCGAACCTCCGGCGCCGCCTGCGGGCAAGGCGCTGGTTTACATGATGCGGACCCAGGTTATCCAGGGCAGCTTCTATGACAGCGTGTTCAGTATCGATGACAGCGCAATCGTGGGGCTGAGTAGCGAGACTTATTCCTGGGTGCTGGTCAGCCCGGGCGTGCACAAGGTGTCTGCCGGGCAACATCCGAATGCCCGGAACGTATTCCTGATGCTCTCGGTCGAGCCGGGTAAGGAATACTTCGTTGAGTACACCCAGGAAAACATGTTCGAGAAGATTCGCAAGTGGGAGGCGAACGAAGGGAAAAGCATGGTGCGCGGGTATTCGTATATACCGGTGAAGTGACGGTGCCCGGCAACTAATGTGATGGGTGGCGGTCAATAACCCCCGCACGACTGTCAGCGGTCGTGTGGCTCGCAATAGAGCCTCGCGGTACGTTTTTTCCTCCCTCCCATTTGAAGATTTAACCCATGCACCTTCGCAAAATTGCAGTTGGGCTGTCGGCCCTTGTTTTGCTCTCCACCGGGGCGCAAGCCCGTGGCCTGCTGGACCTCATTACACCGCCTCAATCACATACTTCCCGTTCGGGCTCCATCAGCCAGGGTGCGGCCCTGGATCTGTATTCAAGCCAACAGAAAAAGCCGTCGTTCGACAGTTGCGCCGACCTGTTCCCGGCCAGGCAACCGATCAACACCGCCACCGTGCCGGCCAGCATGAAACCCCTGGCGCTGTGTTCCGATAACTTTGCAGTGCTGTACTCACAAACCAGCAAGACTCCGCTGGTGGTGGTTGAGCGCCTTAATGCAGGCCAACTGCAGGACGCCAAAGGCGAGGAGCGCACCAACCAGTTCTACCCGGACCCGCGCATTCCCAAAGGCGCGCGCGCCGAGTTGAGTGACTACCGTGGCCAACACCCGGCCGTGGACCGTGGCCATCAATCGCCGGCCGCCGATGCGCCGAGCACCAACGCCATGGCCCAATCCTTCGCGTTGTCGAACATGGTGCCGCAAGACCCCACCAACAACCGCAAGATCTGGAGCAAGGTCGAAGCGGACGTGCGCAAGTTTGCCAAGCGTGCCGACGGCAATGTGTTCGTGTTCACCGGCCCGTTGTTTGACCAAGGCTACAGCACCATCGGCGACAACAAGGTCTGGGTGCCGACCCGCCTGTTCAAGCTGGTGTACGACGTATCGTCCAAGCGTGCCTGGGCCTATGTATTGCCCAACGCTGAAACCCGCATCGAGAAGCCGATGGACTACACGACGTTTGTGAAGACTACCGGGCTCAAACTGCTGGGGAACTTGCCGGTTACCGGTTCGGTTGGGCGCACTTGATGGCTTGAAGCTGGCGGCGTCATTTGCCCTTCTTCAACGTTTTCAACCGCAGCGTTGCTCGCTGCACAGCGGCCATCTTCTCTGGCCGCTTCATCTTTTTCCATTTGCGAATATCGTCCTTGGTGCGTCCACAACTCACGCACAGCTCACCACTGAGCTGGCAGGTTGAGACGCACGGATTCTCGATATCTTTAGCCAAGGCTTCACCCCTTTCCCGCATACAGTTTGGCCAGGCGCAGGCGCCAGTTGCCGCCATGCTGGCGCTGACATTCCTCCTCGGAGTCGAACCGAATGTAGCGGTCTGTAGCGGGTTGATCCACGCAGGCATCCGCCAGCGCCGTGGCCGTCAGCTCACGCATGCGCCGGTCCAGTCCGTTTGAAACGGCCAGCTCCTGGTTCGCCCGCGTATCGAATACCCAGATCACGACCAGGCTCTGTGCAAAGGCCTGGTAGTCGACTTCGTGGGTCAGCCAGTCGAAGCCCTGGATTTCGGCCTTGGCGACTTCACAGGCTTCGGTCAGGGTCGCGACCAGGCGACGCTCTATGCGTGCGCCGTCGCGTTTGGTTGAAGACATGGCGATTCCTTGAGGAGCGAGGAGGGTGATGATACGCGAGAGCGCCACTGTGGGATTTAGCGAGACTTGAAATCTTTATCGCCTGACAGGCCCTCTTCGCAGCCTCGCTGAAGCTCGACAGCTATCAGGTCTCTTTGGGCCGATCCAGCTTGCGCGTCATGGTGTAGATCGCCACCCCGGCTGCCAGGATGCCCGAAGCCGCACCGACCGCCAGCGCCCAGCGTGGGCCCAGGTGGTCGGCCACCCAACCGACAATCGGCGCGCCAATCGGTGTGCCGCCAAGGGCCACGCCCACCCGCAGGGCGATCACCCGGCCGCGCATGGCGGGCTCGGTGGTGAGTTGCATCAGGCTGTTGGTGGTGTTGCTGAAGGTCAGGGCGCCCACGCCGATGATCACCAGCGCGCCGGCAAACAGCCAATAGTTCGGGGCAATCGCCGCCAGCGTGCAACCCACCCCGAACACCAGTGCGCCGATCAGCAGCGACTTGAACTGCGGCCGCTCGCGACCGGCCGCGAGCAGTGCCCCGGCGATGGTGCCGATGGCCAGGATCGACGACAGCAAGCCATAGCCACGGGCATCGGCGTGGAACACGGTGACGGCCATGGTCGAAATGAAAATCGGAAAATTCATGCCGAATGTACCGATCAAAAACAGCATGATCAGGATCGCCATCAGGTCCGGCCGCGCCCACACATAGCGCAAGCCTTCCGTCAGGCTGCCCTTGGTGCGCAGCGCCCGCAGGCTGGTGTGCAGGCCGCAAACCCGCAGCAGGAACAGCGAGGCCAGCACCGCGAAAAAGCTCGCGCCATTGAGCAGGAAAGCCCAGCCGGTGCCCACCGACGCGATGGTCACGCCGGCCACCGCCGGGCCAATCATGCGGGCCATATTGAACGAGGTGGAATTGAGCGCGATGGCGTTGGACAAGTCTGCCTCGCCCACCAGGTCCGCCACGAAAATCTGCCGCACGGGCGCGTCGAACGCTGAGGCGCAGCCCGACAAAAACGCGAACACATACACATGCCACAGCTGGACGATGCCGGTCAGGGTAAACACCCCCAGCGTCAGCGCCAGCAAGCCCATCACGCCTTGGGTAACGATCAACAGCTTGCGCTTGTCGTAGTGGTCGGCGGCGAAACCTGTCCAGGGCAGCAACAGCAATTGCGGCCCGAACTGCAACGCCATGACGATGCCGACGGCCGAGGCGTTATGCGGCGTGAGCTGGGTCAGCACCAGCCAGTCCTGGGCGGTGCGTTGCATCCACGTGCCGATATTCGACACCAGGGCGCCGACAGCCCAGATGCGGTAGTTGACGCTGCGCAGCGAGCGGAAAATGCCCATCGAAGTCACACCGTTCGCGAGGTGTGCGTTTCAAGCAAACCGAGGATGTCTTGCGCAGTACCGGTTTCGCCCAGCTTCGGGAATACCTGATGCAGGCTGTAGTGGTGGGCCTCGGGGTTCGCGTCGGTCATGGCGTCGATGGCCAGGGTCACGTTGAAACCGGCCTCGTAGGCCTGGCGAGCGGTGGACTCCACGCCGGTGCCGGTGGCAACCCCGGTGATCACCACTTGGGTCACGCCGAGTGCCTTCAACTGCGCCTCGAGATCGGTGCTGGCGAACGCGCCCCAGGTGCGTTTGGTCACCACAATGTCGCCAGGTTGCTGACCGAGTGCGGGCAACAGGTCGGCCCAGCCCGGTGGGAACACGTCGCTGCGCCGTGGCCGCTCGGTGCGCCCGGGCGCGAAGCCTGTGACGTTGACCAGCACCACCGGCATCTCGCTCTCACGGAACGCGTCCAGCAGTGCACGGGAGCGCTCCACTACGCTGCCGAGGGGGTGGATGAACGGGTATTCGGCGATGCCTTTTTGCAAGTCCACGATGATCAGTGCGGTATTCGGATCCAGCGAGGTGACGGCCATGGGATGTCCTCGAGCGGGTAGGGTGCAGCTCAAAAATCGGCAAGGCGCTCCAGCAGCTTTACCGCCGCTGCGAGTTCGGCTTGCTCTTTGGCAGACAGTTGCTCCTGCAGCGCCCGCAGCAGCCAATCGTCCTTGGCTGCCCGGCTGGCGATCAGGTGTTTACGAAAGCCGGGAGTCAGCTCGATCAGGGTTTGACGCCCATCGCTGGGG
This genomic window from Pseudomonas sp. Bout1 contains:
- a CDS encoding TetR/AcrR family transcriptional regulator, producing MSTPKASLKPRKSAVQARSAATVEALHTATLQVLTAQGLVRCTTTRVAERAGMSVGSLYQYYPNRDALLAAVLEKHLVHVAETVEQACDQYQGATVAEMASGFVTAFLAVKLMDPTASKALYAIAGERGGAELVARINKRMVAAIAAMLATAADARFEDPLLTAAISISAVVGPVRSLLEGNATPAYEAGLEQQVIRLLRAYLQTYQSRPIDR
- a CDS encoding DNA/RNA non-specific endonuclease, yielding MHLRKIAVGLSALVLLSTGAQARGLLDLITPPQSHTSRSGSISQGAALDLYSSQQKKPSFDSCADLFPARQPINTATVPASMKPLALCSDNFAVLYSQTSKTPLVVVERLNAGQLQDAKGEERTNQFYPDPRIPKGARAELSDYRGQHPAVDRGHQSPAADAPSTNAMAQSFALSNMVPQDPTNNRKIWSKVEADVRKFAKRADGNVFVFTGPLFDQGYSTIGDNKVWVPTRLFKLVYDVSSKRAWAYVLPNAETRIEKPMDYTTFVKTTGLKLLGNLPVTGSVGRT
- a CDS encoding bestrophin family protein, which produces MKAAIVKKYRLIIKTMGYVGWALFWLLLWDIAVTVDFMLFLNSKINLPLMPLTLLGSALVVLISFRNSSAYNRWWEARTLWGAMVNNSRSFARQVLTLLDDPHHEVNPMKATLLRRHVAYVNCLAAHLRGQPCPDEIRAFLPAEEFTRSTTTNNFSNDILNGSAALLAQEYKAGRLDSIRLARLESTLVDLSNSQGGMERIANTPLPYPYVYFPRLFISLFCLIVPVGLVESLGWFTPLASTVVGFMLLAIERIGTDLQSPFRDSEHQIQMEALCETIEKNLQSMQRDSLGGDRII
- a CDS encoding isochorismatase family protein → MAVTSLDPNTALIIVDLQKGIAEYPFIHPLGSVVERSRALLDAFRESEMPVVLVNVTGFAPGRTERPRRSDVFPPGWADLLPALGQQPGDIVVTKRTWGAFASTDLEAQLKALGVTQVVITGVATGTGVESTARQAYEAGFNVTLAIDAMTDANPEAHHYSLHQVFPKLGETGTAQDILGLLETHTSRTV
- a CDS encoding GNAT family N-acetyltransferase — its product is MTSFRVRELRSTDTEALLAFEALNREWFESHIEARDPSFYSTQGVAEHIDGYLSGLATGAWHPFVIEDASGEIVGRANLKSIDSPKGSAEVGYRVGERSCGQGLATLALNHLIHEAKVRWALKQLVAYVYPENVGSQKVLSRCGFVPEQPVPGHTPQGENRFVLTLQA
- a CDS encoding DUF2846 domain-containing protein is translated as MKSTAVLLLMLLTGCGHTSTSQPYFEPPAPPAGKALVYMMRTQVIQGSFYDSVFSIDDSAIVGLSSETYSWVLVSPGVHKVSAGQHPNARNVFLMLSVEPGKEYFVEYTQENMFEKIRKWEANEGKSMVRGYSYIPVK
- a CDS encoding Sbal_3080 family lipoprotein, with translation MLSRALTAGLLLALAGCTNVKVDPVAPQYKISQLCIEENPKVVVGDFVDGLQTLLRKHHIESRLYAAPVPGNCEYRLTYTAIRSWDFSAYLSDASIALYKGEQSIGVAHYNLAGEGGFDLSKYKTVEEKMAPVIDQLLGQAK
- a CDS encoding tRNA (adenine(22)-N(1))-methyltransferase; amino-acid sequence: MNEHTLSMRLERVAAHVPAGARLADIGSDHGYLPVALMRRGAIVAAVAGEVALTPFRAAERTVRENALEHHITVRLASGLAAIEPADGITAISICGMGGETIRDILDSDKARLNGQERLVLQPNGGEQPLRQWLMDNGYRIVCEELLRENRFFYEIIVAERAETVIYTEEELYFGPLQMQARSPEFLLKWQRILRHKQQTLNDFAQARQAVPDHKVQEVAQQARWITQLLA
- a CDS encoding MFS transporter; its protein translation is MGIFRSLRSVNYRIWAVGALVSNIGTWMQRTAQDWLVLTQLTPHNASAVGIVMALQFGPQLLLLPWTGFAADHYDKRKLLIVTQGVMGLLALTLGVFTLTGIVQLWHVYVFAFLSGCASAFDAPVRQIFVADLVGEADLSNAIALNSTSFNMARMIGPAVAGVTIASVGTGWAFLLNGASFFAVLASLFLLRVCGLHTSLRALRTKGSLTEGLRYVWARPDLMAILIMLFLIGTFGMNFPIFISTMAVTVFHADARGYGLLSSILAIGTIAGALLAAGRERPQFKSLLIGALVFGVGCTLAAIAPNYWLFAGALVIIGVGALTFSNTTNSLMQLTTEPAMRGRVIALRVGVALGGTPIGAPIVGWVADHLGPRWALAVGAASGILAAGVAIYTMTRKLDRPKET
- the proP gene encoding glycine betaine/L-proline transporter ProP, giving the protein MKSRKKTVNPIGLDDITIVDDAKMRKAITAAALGNAMEWFDFGVYGFVAYVLGKVFFPEASPSVQMIAALATFSVPFLIRPLGGLFFGRLGDKYGRQKVLAATIVIMSLSTFAIGLIPSYDSIGIWAPILLLLAKMAQGFSVGGEYTGASIFVAEYAPDRKRGFLGSWLDFGSIAGFVLGAGVVVLISAVIGEDAFQSWGWRLPFFLALPLGMIGLYLRHALEETPAFQQHVEQLEQGDREGLAGGPKVSFKEVATKHWRSLMTCVGVVVVTNVTYYMLLTYMPSYLSHNLHYSENHGVLIIIAIMVGMLFVQPLIGFVSDKVGRKPFILIGSIALFFLAIPAFMLINSGKLGLIFSGLLIIAVVLNFFIGVMASTLPAMFPTHIRYSALASAFNISILVAGLTPTAMAWLVETTNNLYMPAYYLMVFAVLGLFTALTMKETANKPLRGAAPAASDLEEAKELLQEHEDNIEQKIEDIDAQIAELEAKRENLVQQHPRIN
- a CDS encoding DUF2231 domain-containing protein, translated to MTVTTALTYRCTPGPLHATLLAGTVPLFLGALLSDIAYTQTYQIQWSNFAAWLIAGALVFCGLAGLFALVNLVRADRKAGRPTLYLLLLLVTWALGLVNAFEHAKDAWAVMPSGLVLSAIVTLLACVTTWVGLTSLRSGGGQ
- a CDS encoding DUF1289 domain-containing protein, with the protein product MAKDIENPCVSTCQLSGELCVSCGRTKDDIRKWKKMKRPEKMAAVQRATLRLKTLKKGK
- a CDS encoding aldo/keto reductase family oxidoreductase, coding for MNHSTFTLGDRAVNRIGYGAMQLAGPGVFGPPKDREAALAVLREAVAAGVNHIDTSDFYGPHITNQIIREALHPYKDDLTIVTKVGALRGADGSWLNASSKAELTQAVHDNLRNLGLDVLDVVNVRAMHGVMGTAEGSIEEPLSAIAELQQQGLVRHIGISNVTPTQVAEARKIVRFVCVQNLYNIAHQHDNAMIDALAQDGIAYVPYFPLGGFTPVQSSVLSSVAQRLGVTPMQLALAWLLRRSPNILLIPGTSSVTHLRENIAVGELDLSDQVLAELNTIAG